Proteins co-encoded in one Kocuria flava genomic window:
- the rplD gene encoding 50S ribosomal protein L4, translated as MATQTVNVDLPAEIFDVQTNVPLLHQVVVAQLAAARQGTHKTKTRAEVSGAGRKPFKQKGTGRARQGSIRAPHMTGGGIVHGPTPRDYSQRTPKKMKAAALRGALSDRARNGRVHVVESLVEGSVPSTRGAKAALLGLTERRSVLVVLGRTEDVAALSVRNLAGVHSVYADQLNTYDVLVSDDVVFTKDAFESFVAAASKKKQEDAK; from the coding sequence ATGGCAACTCAGACCGTCAACGTCGACCTGCCCGCCGAGATCTTCGACGTCCAGACCAACGTGCCGCTGCTGCACCAGGTCGTCGTCGCCCAGCTGGCCGCGGCGCGCCAGGGCACGCACAAGACCAAGACCCGCGCCGAGGTCTCCGGCGCCGGCCGCAAGCCCTTCAAGCAGAAGGGCACCGGCCGCGCGCGCCAGGGCTCGATCCGCGCCCCGCACATGACCGGCGGCGGGATCGTGCACGGCCCGACCCCGCGCGACTACTCGCAGCGGACCCCCAAGAAGATGAAGGCCGCCGCCCTGCGCGGTGCCCTCTCCGACCGGGCCCGCAACGGGCGCGTGCACGTGGTGGAGTCCCTCGTCGAGGGCTCCGTGCCCTCCACCAGGGGCGCCAAGGCCGCGCTGCTCGGGCTGACCGAGCGCCGCAGCGTGCTGGTCGTCCTGGGCCGCACCGAGGACGTCGCCGCGCTCTCGGTCCGCAACCTGGCCGGCGTGCACTCCGTCTACGCCGACCAGCTGAACACGTACGACGTGCTCGTCTCCGACGACGTGGTGTTCACCAAGGACGCCTTCGAGTCCTTCGTGGCCGCCGCCAGCAAGAAGAAGCAGGAGGACGCCAAGTGA
- the rplW gene encoding 50S ribosomal protein L23 — MSATTIKDPRDVIIAPVVSEKSYGLIDEGRYTFFVAPDANKTEIKYAVEKIFGVKVESVNTINRAGKRKRTRFGWGQRKGTKRAVVTLKDGTIDIFGGPLA; from the coding sequence GTGAGCGCGACCACCATCAAGGACCCCCGCGACGTGATCATCGCGCCGGTCGTCTCGGAGAAGTCCTACGGGCTCATCGACGAGGGCCGCTACACGTTCTTCGTCGCGCCGGACGCCAACAAGACCGAGATCAAGTACGCCGTCGAGAAGATCTTCGGCGTCAAGGTCGAGTCCGTGAACACCATCAACCGTGCCGGCAAGCGGAAGCGCACGCGCTTCGGCTGGGGTCAGCGCAAGGGCACCAAGCGTGCCGTTGTGACCCTCAAGGACGGCACCAT